In Deferribacter desulfuricans SSM1, the following are encoded in one genomic region:
- a CDS encoding chemotaxis protein CheW translates to MIKELLNKKLKREVIVVKKDEKSFIQFKVGGISLLLDMSNVFVVLEYKQIVELPGAPSHILGIIYYQGEVIPIVDLKGIFNEATTFRTENTRFVIIKYNNELIGIFADEVLGIKNINKALLKQTDEDFFSATVKLSDEINKVIDIEKFYNKLKVS, encoded by the coding sequence ATGATTAAAGAGTTATTGAATAAAAAATTAAAAAGAGAAGTAATTGTTGTCAAAAAGGATGAAAAGAGTTTTATTCAATTTAAAGTAGGCGGTATATCTTTATTGTTGGATATGAGTAATGTATTTGTTGTTTTAGAATATAAACAAATAGTTGAATTGCCTGGAGCACCTTCACATATTTTAGGAATTATTTATTATCAAGGTGAAGTTATCCCTATAGTTGATTTAAAAGGGATTTTTAATGAGGCTACCACATTTAGGACAGAGAATACACGTTTTGTGATAATAAAATATAACAATGAATTAATTGGAATTTTTGCAGATGAGGTTTTAGGAATAAAAAATATTAATAAAGCTTTATTAAAACAAACTGATGAAGATTTTTTCAGCGCAACGGTTAAACTTAGTGACGAAATAAATAAAGTAATAGATATAGAGAAGTTTTACAATAAACTTAAAGTTTCATAA
- a CDS encoding methyl-accepting chemotaxis protein produces MRLSLNLKLFILVLLLIFITGFVSIYFLYQSSTNLAISQAQKELASKVNNVRVILGQVNEDIISTVSVTSRLQEVRSAFSSTASKEKLGTVFDELLSRKEIGYIKGFFVIDKDYNYITKKYLFEGEVPDIDEFIYFDDFEQGKIYFEPILSLDFPYFVYYTGVYSNNKLIGALGAVIDANYILSSINKTFTVSDTHTPEASCKSCHTAAKNLLNYGFSVSLDDDGNVLVNTLVKDGLLIAPDKFFSELVKKEKNNLFKKTSISKEVTIQNNNFIGSIGRVKLNKFGIIVGFFKNRAYVLSKVEKGRQQAFITTIVIAAAMFIISFIVFKLLFSPLFRINETMKQIQKGDYDVRVNVRRNDELGDIAKTLNEMLDELKNYIQTEEDRQRLQRQAIHLMDVVSRAADGDLTVQAEVTADELGSVADAFNLMTESIKELIGEIKKAGDSIVKSTEELLQSSEKTTAGAKTQIEELEKVVEKLGEFKKQMISVLESANRSLKLVMQANESSKNGSKLLQETIEAMSDVRRYSQLASKKVKSLGEKSMEINEITRVISEISNQTNLLALNAAIEAARAGEYGHGFAVVADEIRKLAERTNEATEEISNLIKTVQSETGDTVKLVEESYSKIEVSSHKTEEAGDALIEINVSLEKVSESMKEMAENVSTQAEETDEVIEVAERVKNIAVDTANNVENTNRIIATLSQLAEVLNDAVNRFKV; encoded by the coding sequence ATGAGGTTAAGCTTAAATCTTAAGTTATTTATTTTAGTACTACTTTTAATTTTTATTACAGGTTTTGTTTCAATTTACTTTTTGTATCAAAGTTCAACAAATCTGGCTATTTCTCAGGCCCAAAAAGAATTGGCCAGTAAAGTTAATAACGTTAGAGTAATTTTGGGGCAGGTTAACGAAGATATTATTTCAACAGTCTCAGTTACATCGAGATTACAAGAGGTTAGGAGTGCATTTTCTTCAACTGCAAGTAAGGAAAAGCTTGGTACTGTATTTGACGAGCTTTTATCAAGAAAAGAGATAGGGTACATAAAAGGTTTTTTTGTTATAGATAAAGATTATAATTATATAACTAAAAAATATCTTTTTGAAGGTGAAGTGCCTGATATCGATGAATTTATCTATTTTGATGATTTTGAGCAGGGTAAAATTTATTTTGAACCGATTTTAAGTTTGGATTTCCCATACTTTGTATATTATACAGGTGTTTATTCTAATAATAAATTGATTGGAGCTTTGGGTGCTGTAATAGATGCAAATTATATCTTAAGCTCTATAAATAAAACATTTACTGTTAGTGATACTCACACTCCTGAAGCAAGTTGTAAATCTTGTCATACTGCAGCTAAGAACTTGTTAAATTATGGGTTTTCTGTTTCATTAGATGATGATGGTAATGTCCTTGTGAATACTTTAGTTAAAGACGGTTTGTTGATTGCTCCTGATAAATTCTTTTCTGAATTAGTTAAGAAAGAGAAAAATAATTTGTTTAAGAAAACATCTATTAGCAAAGAAGTAACCATTCAAAATAATAATTTTATTGGTTCTATAGGTAGGGTGAAACTGAATAAATTTGGTATCATTGTAGGTTTTTTTAAAAATAGAGCATATGTTTTAAGTAAGGTAGAAAAAGGTAGACAGCAAGCTTTTATAACTACGATAGTTATTGCTGCTGCAATGTTTATAATATCTTTTATAGTTTTTAAGCTCCTCTTTTCACCACTTTTTAGAATAAATGAAACGATGAAGCAAATTCAAAAAGGGGACTATGATGTTAGGGTTAATGTGAGAAGAAACGATGAGCTTGGTGATATTGCAAAAACATTAAACGAAATGCTTGATGAACTCAAAAATTATATCCAAACAGAAGAGGATAGACAAAGATTACAGCGTCAAGCTATTCATTTAATGGATGTAGTATCTAGAGCTGCTGATGGTGATCTTACAGTCCAAGCAGAAGTTACTGCAGATGAGTTAGGGTCGGTTGCTGATGCTTTTAACTTGATGACTGAAAGTATTAAAGAGTTAATTGGTGAAATTAAGAAAGCTGGTGATTCAATTGTTAAATCTACAGAGGAGTTATTGCAATCATCGGAAAAGACAACAGCTGGAGCTAAAACACAGATAGAAGAGTTGGAAAAAGTTGTTGAAAAATTGGGTGAATTTAAAAAGCAGATGATTTCCGTTCTTGAAAGTGCCAATAGGTCATTAAAACTTGTTATGCAAGCAAACGAAAGCTCTAAAAACGGTAGTAAGCTATTACAAGAAACTATTGAAGCTATGAGTGATGTTAGAAGGTATTCGCAACTTGCAAGTAAGAAAGTAAAATCTCTTGGCGAAAAATCGATGGAAATTAATGAAATTACAAGAGTTATTAGTGAAATTTCTAACCAGACAAACTTGCTTGCTTTAAACGCAGCAATTGAGGCAGCAAGAGCTGGTGAATATGGACATGGTTTTGCGGTGGTTGCTGACGAGATTAGGAAACTTGCAGAGAGGACGAATGAGGCAACAGAAGAGATTAGTAATTTGATAAAAACTGTGCAGTCAGAGACAGGGGATACTGTGAAACTTGTTGAAGAAAGTTATTCAAAAATTGAAGTGAGCTCACATAAAACTGAAGAGGCAGGTGATGCTTTAATCGAAATTAATGTTAGCCTTGAGAAGGTTAGTGAATCTATGAAAGAAATGGCAGAAAATGTTTCTACTCAGGCGGAGGAAACTGATGAGGTAATTGAAGTGGCAGAAAGAGTTAAAAATATTGCCGTTGATACTGCTAATAATGTTGAAAATACTAACAGAATTATTGCAACTCTATCACAGCTTGCTGAAGTGCTTAATGATGCTGTTAATAGATTTAAAGTATAA
- a CDS encoding hybrid sensor histidine kinase/response regulator: MAKIDKKELIKFFLVESEEHFETIFNGINVLLNDLDNWSIVEEIYRSTHTLKGSSAMVDFKNFSTVTHRIEDIFDAIKTGQLERKKDLILKILEVFHELSDYLKKNKQDLTDELKEHYLNLLEMGDSDKKDSNEPELEKISTVASFKKAQEVADKDFPVKEPEVGESFVRVSLEKIDFLLNLTGELVVTRNKQNENIKEIISISKELEYARSRLVKILDKFREKYMYSTDKDKDDDEKGENILLAEFLEGEFDKYTDINILSRQMVEVGTDITSLITLLFQKFSSIQNDIDYINRVTHSLERSLTNIKLVPVKNLFNIAMRTASITARQEGKDVNLTVSGENLEIDKAIIDIIQDVFLHLVRNAVSHGIESKQERLQKGKSNIGNIKLSAFRSGTSIIFEIEDDGRGIDLDKIKKRIVENGLLSEYEVNQLRTDELISYLFYPGFSTADKLSDVSGRGIGLDVVKKNVENLGGTINVSSKKDQFTKFTLMIPVTQFIADYLIVGSENKKFAIPLQSIYEIIPIDVNNIKKIGDHFFYNLRKDVYEIVDLMVALGVKKRNEFRNDTFGILVSGPSKKYIIQVEEILGRETTITKKFKPFIARLDKYLGTSVSAGGDIRLILDTIRLFSSKIKSREFIKIDKLKDEKSVTYYSNGVLIVDDSISVRKYLKDILTKNGYKVLEAKDGLQALETLELNRVPYIITDLEMPNLNGYELIDKIRNNIQDKSVKIYVITSRGTEKHRSKALELGADGFIVKPFTEETILEILKGPDYESIDV; the protein is encoded by the coding sequence ATGGCTAAAATAGATAAAAAAGAATTAATAAAATTTTTCTTAGTAGAGTCTGAAGAGCATTTTGAGACCATTTTTAATGGTATAAATGTGTTATTAAACGATTTAGATAACTGGTCAATTGTTGAAGAAATTTATAGAAGTACCCATACTTTAAAAGGCTCTTCTGCGATGGTTGATTTTAAGAATTTTTCTACGGTTACACATCGTATAGAAGATATATTTGATGCTATTAAAACTGGCCAGCTTGAGAGGAAAAAAGATTTAATATTAAAAATATTAGAAGTATTTCACGAACTTAGTGATTACTTAAAGAAAAACAAACAGGATTTAACAGATGAATTAAAAGAACACTATTTAAATTTGTTAGAAATGGGAGATAGTGACAAGAAAGATAGTAATGAACCTGAATTAGAGAAAATTTCAACGGTTGCTAGTTTTAAAAAAGCTCAAGAGGTTGCTGATAAAGATTTCCCTGTGAAAGAGCCTGAGGTTGGGGAGTCTTTTGTTAGAGTAAGTTTAGAAAAGATAGATTTCTTGTTAAATTTAACAGGTGAATTAGTAGTTACGAGAAATAAACAGAATGAGAATATTAAGGAGATAATCTCTATTTCGAAAGAATTAGAATATGCAAGAAGCAGACTTGTTAAAATCCTTGATAAGTTTAGAGAAAAATATATGTATTCTACTGACAAGGATAAGGATGATGATGAGAAAGGTGAGAATATTTTATTGGCAGAATTTTTGGAAGGGGAATTTGATAAGTATACAGACATAAATATCTTATCAAGGCAAATGGTTGAAGTAGGCACAGATATTACAAGTCTTATCACCTTGCTGTTTCAAAAATTTTCAAGTATTCAAAATGATATAGATTATATAAACAGGGTGACTCACTCATTAGAAAGAAGTTTGACTAATATTAAGCTTGTTCCTGTAAAAAACCTTTTTAATATTGCAATGAGGACTGCTTCTATAACAGCTCGTCAAGAAGGTAAAGATGTCAATTTAACTGTTTCTGGTGAAAATTTAGAAATTGATAAAGCTATTATAGATATAATTCAGGATGTGTTTTTGCACCTTGTAAGAAATGCGGTTTCCCATGGTATTGAGAGTAAGCAAGAAAGATTACAAAAAGGGAAAAGTAATATAGGTAATATTAAATTATCAGCTTTTCGATCTGGGACATCCATCATCTTTGAAATAGAAGATGATGGCAGAGGGATTGACCTTGATAAAATAAAGAAGCGAATTGTTGAAAATGGGTTGCTTTCAGAATATGAAGTTAATCAGTTAAGAACTGATGAGTTAATATCATACCTTTTTTACCCTGGTTTTTCTACAGCGGATAAGCTTTCAGATGTTTCTGGTCGAGGCATAGGTTTGGATGTTGTTAAGAAAAATGTGGAAAATTTGGGTGGCACAATAAATGTTTCCAGCAAAAAGGATCAGTTTACTAAGTTTACGTTGATGATACCAGTTACTCAATTTATTGCAGATTATTTGATTGTAGGAAGCGAAAATAAGAAGTTTGCAATACCTTTGCAATCGATTTATGAAATTATACCTATCGATGTAAATAATATTAAAAAGATTGGTGATCACTTTTTCTATAATTTAAGAAAAGATGTGTATGAAATAGTAGATTTAATGGTTGCTTTGGGGGTAAAAAAGAGAAATGAATTCCGTAATGATACTTTTGGTATATTAGTTTCAGGGCCAAGTAAAAAATATATTATCCAAGTTGAAGAAATACTTGGTAGAGAAACAACAATCACTAAGAAATTTAAACCATTTATTGCAAGACTTGATAAGTATTTAGGAACTTCTGTTAGTGCAGGTGGAGATATAAGACTTATATTAGATACCATTAGGTTATTCTCCTCTAAAATAAAATCTCGGGAGTTTATTAAGATTGATAAATTGAAGGATGAGAAATCAGTGACATATTATTCAAATGGGGTTTTGATAGTTGATGATTCGATATCTGTTAGGAAATATTTAAAAGATATACTTACAAAAAATGGTTATAAAGTCTTGGAAGCAAAGGATGGATTACAGGCTTTGGAAACATTGGAGCTTAATAGAGTTCCTTATATTATAACTGACCTTGAAATGCCAAATTTAAATGGTTATGAACTAATTGATAAAATTAGGAATAATATCCAAGATAAAAGTGTGAAAATTTATGTAATTACTTCAAGAGGGACAGAAAAACACAGATCGAAGGCTTTAGAATTGGGGGCTGATGGTTTTATTGTAAAACCTTTCACTGAAGAGACAATTTTGGAAATTTTAAAAGGGCCAGATTATGAAAGCATTGATGTTTAA
- a CDS encoding response regulator, with translation MKKIMLIDDSVTIHRVIDLSLDEEKYQVIKAFSAEEAKQKLNEFVPDIVLLDNKLPDIQVDDFIRDIKGVNPAGKVILLVGAFDNFDESELEKVGADAYLLKPFNSQALEESIEKFSEVETVEEEHTEVEERSEDFEELLSTVTEEGVEETEDKIVDEEIESFDDILEETKDVESESEGVEDIFESEVEGKDESVEDIFKDLEEELSKDMEEDEDKKEFEIEEENLEEEISPEIAEDEQDRLDQSVEDDLLEELEEAFSDDTDEKIEEEIPEDVDSIFEELEEDLDKEDEQDEEPELIQENEIQDETFADIDKSEDEPVVEEGESLGEVEKQESSLVDERIDDALDRELSIDEETVSVTDEIEESDEQPKTTVDIEQLGEIIKNELTSFKEELQDIFKSELNDEIVKNAIKDVLSEEMLKEVLNNVLKETLEKVIWEIVPELAEKLIIEEIERLKKGITENEES, from the coding sequence ATGAAAAAGATCATGTTAATTGATGATAGTGTTACAATCCACAGAGTTATTGATCTTTCTTTGGATGAAGAAAAATATCAGGTAATAAAGGCTTTCTCAGCTGAAGAAGCAAAACAGAAGTTAAATGAGTTTGTTCCGGATATTGTGCTATTGGACAATAAATTGCCAGATATTCAAGTTGATGATTTTATAAGAGATATAAAAGGGGTTAATCCTGCTGGTAAAGTCATTTTATTAGTTGGAGCTTTTGATAATTTTGATGAATCTGAATTAGAGAAAGTTGGTGCTGATGCATATCTTCTTAAACCTTTTAACTCGCAAGCTTTAGAGGAATCTATAGAAAAATTTTCTGAGGTTGAAACTGTAGAGGAGGAGCATACTGAGGTAGAAGAAAGATCTGAGGATTTTGAAGAATTACTATCCACAGTGACAGAAGAAGGGGTTGAAGAAACTGAAGATAAAATAGTTGATGAAGAGATTGAGTCTTTTGATGATATTTTAGAGGAAACGAAGGATGTGGAAAGCGAATCTGAAGGTGTGGAAGATATATTCGAAAGCGAAGTAGAAGGTAAGGATGAATCAGTAGAGGATATTTTTAAAGATTTAGAAGAAGAACTCTCTAAGGATATGGAAGAAGATGAAGATAAAAAAGAATTTGAAATTGAAGAAGAGAATTTGGAAGAGGAAATTTCCCCTGAAATAGCTGAGGATGAACAAGATAGATTAGATCAATCGGTAGAAGATGATTTGTTAGAGGAGCTCGAAGAAGCGTTTAGTGATGATACTGATGAGAAAATAGAAGAAGAGATACCCGAAGATGTGGATTCTATCTTTGAGGAATTGGAAGAGGATTTGGATAAAGAAGATGAGCAGGATGAAGAACCGGAATTAATTCAAGAAAATGAGATCCAAGATGAGACTTTTGCTGATATAGATAAATCTGAAGATGAGCCTGTTGTGGAGGAAGGTGAATCTTTAGGTGAAGTTGAGAAACAGGAATCTAGTTTGGTGGATGAGCGAATAGATGATGCTTTGGATAGAGAGTTGTCTATAGATGAAGAGACTGTTAGTGTAACTGATGAAATAGAAGAGTCTGACGAACAACCTAAAACTACTGTTGATATTGAACAGTTAGGGGAGATTATTAAAAATGAATTAACTTCCTTTAAAGAGGAACTGCAGGATATATTTAAAAGCGAATTAAATGATGAGATTGTTAAGAATGCGATTAAAGATGTTTTAAGTGAAGAGATGTTAAAAGAAGTGTTAAATAATGTTTTGAAAGAAACCTTAGAAAAAGTGATTTGGGAGATTGTTCCGGAGTTAGCTGAAAAGTTAATAATTGAAGAGATTGAAAGATTAAAAAAGGGTATTACTGAAAATGAAGAAAGTTGA
- the purM gene encoding phosphoribosylformylglycinamidine cyclo-ligase, with amino-acid sequence MKKVDYKSSGVNIQEGNKFVKNIKNYVESTFNSNVLCSLGGFAGFYDISFVKKYKRPVLVSGTDGVGTKLKVAIMAKRYDTIGIDLVAMCVNDVLVTGAKPLFFLDYFATGKLDAESMSDIVKGIAKGCKEAGCALIGGETAEMPGMYDVGEFDLAGFCVGVVDYENIIDGRNIIDGDVVLGIKSNGYHSNGYSLLRKIYFEQLGLKIDDKLDKNITVGDLLLKPTKIYYEEIFKLLNEKISIKGLVHITGGGFYENIPRILPDNCGVEIYKDKIPKLFEYSFIMNNVNIDLREMFTVFNMGIGMVIVADKEDAKKILNILNKDDEVALEIGKVFSGEKVVKISGVDF; translated from the coding sequence ATGAAGAAAGTTGATTATAAAAGTAGTGGTGTAAATATACAGGAAGGGAATAAATTTGTTAAAAATATTAAGAATTATGTAGAATCTACTTTTAATTCAAATGTTTTGTGTTCACTTGGTGGATTTGCTGGTTTTTATGATATTTCTTTTGTTAAAAAGTATAAAAGACCAGTTTTAGTCTCAGGTACTGATGGAGTAGGGACTAAATTAAAAGTTGCAATAATGGCAAAAAGGTATGATACGATTGGTATTGATCTTGTGGCGATGTGCGTTAATGATGTGTTAGTAACAGGGGCTAAGCCCCTGTTTTTTTTGGACTATTTTGCCACAGGAAAACTTGATGCAGAGAGTATGAGTGATATTGTCAAAGGGATTGCAAAAGGTTGTAAAGAGGCTGGTTGTGCTCTGATTGGTGGTGAGACTGCAGAAATGCCTGGGATGTATGATGTAGGGGAGTTTGATCTTGCTGGCTTTTGTGTGGGAGTTGTTGATTATGAGAATATAATTGATGGCAGAAATATAATAGATGGTGATGTGGTTTTAGGTATTAAATCTAATGGTTATCATAGCAATGGTTATTCGTTGTTAAGAAAGATTTATTTTGAGCAGTTGGGGTTAAAGATTGACGATAAGTTAGATAAAAACATTACAGTTGGTGACTTATTACTTAAACCAACGAAAATTTATTATGAGGAAATCTTTAAACTACTCAATGAAAAAATATCAATAAAAGGTTTAGTCCATATTACAGGGGGTGGTTTTTATGAAAATATCCCACGTATATTGCCAGATAATTGTGGGGTAGAGATATACAAAGATAAAATCCCTAAACTATTTGAGTACTCTTTTATCATGAATAATGTCAACATAGATTTAAGAGAGATGTTTACCGTTTTTAATATGGGTATAGGTATGGTGATTGTTGCAGATAAAGAAGATGCAAAAAAAATATTAAACATTTTAAATAAAGATGATGAGGTAGCTTTAGAAATTGGAAAAGTTTTTAGTGGAGAAAAAGTGGTAAAAATTTCGGGAGTAGATTTTTGA
- the purN gene encoding phosphoribosylglycinamide formyltransferase, with the protein MKRLAVLLSGRGSNFKAIYKAIQDGNITNAEIAIVISNKADAKGLLFARDVGLDARFIDPASFSSREDFDKHVVNILNSKQIDLVCLAGFMRLITSYFINAYKDKIINIHPSLLPSFPGLNAQKQALEYGVKITGCTVHFVDEKVDHGPIILQRAVPVFDDDDVESLSERILKEEHKIYPEAINLIVNDKVEIKGRRVIVKKS; encoded by the coding sequence TTGAAAAGATTAGCTGTTTTATTGTCAGGTAGAGGTTCAAATTTTAAAGCGATATATAAAGCTATACAAGATGGTAATATCACAAATGCAGAGATAGCTATCGTTATTAGTAATAAAGCTGATGCAAAGGGGTTACTTTTTGCTAGAGATGTGGGATTGGATGCAAGATTTATTGATCCAGCTTCTTTTTCCTCAAGAGAGGATTTTGACAAACATGTGGTAAATATACTTAACTCAAAACAGATAGATTTAGTTTGTTTAGCTGGTTTTATGAGATTAATAACTTCCTATTTTATTAATGCTTATAAAGATAAAATTATAAATATACACCCATCTTTGTTGCCAAGTTTTCCTGGTCTAAATGCTCAGAAACAAGCATTGGAATATGGGGTAAAAATTACTGGATGTACTGTTCATTTTGTTGATGAAAAAGTTGATCATGGCCCCATTATATTACAAAGAGCTGTGCCAGTATTTGATGATGATGATGTTGAGTCGTTGTCTGAAAGAATATTAAAAGAGGAACATAAGATTTATCCTGAAGCTATAAATCTTATTGTAAATGATAAGGTAGAAATTAAGGGGAGAAGAGTAATTGTTAAAAAGAGCTAG
- a CDS encoding M16 family metallopeptidase has translation MLKRARFIIILLLFSSAVYAGGSKVILDNGIKFIENKRDYNPTFSLVIMIKGGLFLENDKNSGIGNIALSTWVKSSELLKYVEEKGGSLHASNGSDFAEISLSIPSKYIDSVLPLLEKLFFERKIDDKIFDNEKRITLMRIKTILDRPDEYAIKNFMKTTYNGFPYSRDVSGDYDTVDKLTIDDIKSYLNKLISGKNMIVSIAGSFEKEQSEKLKTFFEKLNEGHEIKIDCNGSEIVDTKKVELPHKNIKQAKLFLGFDAPPANSNDYIKVKLLADVLGGGMSSVFFNILRKEKGYAYSVGSFYPSKLCNSRFVNYIGMNYENVDDAVATFLSVGKNPEKYISKEDVSKAKNYLMGRILMEAQTNYKRAWYAAFFELLGLGYDFFDSYIDNLENITLEDIIIVAKKYINDKYTLFILKPTN, from the coding sequence TTGTTAAAAAGAGCTAGATTTATAATTATTTTGTTATTGTTTAGTAGTGCTGTATATGCTGGAGGTTCCAAAGTGATATTAGATAATGGTATAAAGTTTATTGAGAATAAAAGAGATTATAACCCTACTTTTAGTTTGGTCATAATGATTAAAGGTGGTTTGTTCTTAGAGAATGATAAAAATAGTGGTATTGGAAACATTGCTTTATCGACATGGGTAAAAAGTAGTGAGCTATTGAAATATGTGGAAGAGAAGGGTGGATCATTGCACGCTAGTAATGGATCAGATTTTGCTGAAATATCACTTTCTATCCCCTCAAAATATATTGATAGTGTTTTACCTCTTTTAGAAAAATTATTTTTTGAAAGAAAAATCGACGATAAAATTTTTGATAATGAGAAAAGAATAACATTGATGAGGATTAAAACTATTTTGGATAGGCCAGATGAATATGCAATAAAAAATTTTATGAAAACTACTTACAATGGTTTTCCATATTCTAGAGATGTTAGTGGGGATTATGATACAGTAGATAAATTGACTATTGATGATATAAAAAGTTATCTAAATAAATTAATTAGCGGTAAAAATATGATCGTCTCTATTGCTGGTTCTTTTGAAAAAGAACAAAGTGAGAAGTTGAAAACCTTTTTTGAAAAGTTAAATGAGGGTCATGAAATAAAAATAGATTGTAATGGCAGTGAAATTGTTGATACAAAAAAGGTTGAGTTACCTCATAAAAATATAAAACAGGCTAAACTTTTCTTGGGTTTTGATGCTCCACCTGCCAATTCAAATGATTATATAAAAGTAAAATTGTTGGCTGATGTGTTAGGTGGCGGTATGAGCTCAGTATTTTTTAATATATTAAGAAAAGAGAAAGGGTATGCATATTCTGTTGGTTCATTTTATCCATCAAAATTATGTAATTCAAGATTTGTTAATTATATCGGGATGAATTATGAAAATGTTGATGATGCTGTGGCAACATTCTTAAGTGTAGGGAAAAATCCTGAGAAATACATTAGCAAAGAAGATGTTTCTAAGGCGAAAAATTATCTAATGGGTAGAATCTTGATGGAGGCACAAACAAATTATAAAAGAGCTTGGTATGCAGCTTTTTTTGAATTGTTAGGATTAGGATATGATTTTTTTGACAGTTATATAGATAATCTAGAAAATATAACTTTAGAGGATATTATCATAGTAGCTAAAAAATATATAAATGATAAATATACATTATTTATACTAAAGCCTACAAATTAG
- a CDS encoding HAD-IIB family hydrolase, whose protein sequence is MKKVIVFSDLDGTLLDHDTYSFAEALDAINLIKELKIPLIFTTSKTRAEVTLLQRDIGIDDPFIVENGGAIIFDPKFPYIPDNVIKIDNNYYAYIIGKKREDLISVGKFLKDRYKIKLFSELSDYELKRIMGLPDDRLDLSKLREFSEPFILLEDVLIKDMQKDCERFDVKILKGGRFYHLVGKNQDKGVAVNKLKQIYEKMHKNCVTIGLGDSNNDIDMLMQVDYPVVVKRFDNTYINLNKENTFYTKDKGPKGFNEAVVYLIDKILNN, encoded by the coding sequence ATGAAGAAAGTCATTGTTTTTAGCGACTTAGATGGTACACTGCTTGATCATGATACATATTCATTTGCAGAAGCTCTTGATGCGATTAATCTGATAAAAGAGTTGAAAATCCCTTTAATTTTTACAACAAGTAAAACAAGAGCTGAAGTAACACTTTTGCAAAGAGATATTGGTATAGATGACCCATTTATTGTGGAAAATGGTGGTGCAATAATATTTGACCCTAAATTTCCTTACATACCAGATAATGTTATAAAGATTGATAACAATTATTATGCGTATATTATTGGTAAAAAAAGAGAAGATCTAATAAGTGTCGGGAAATTTTTAAAAGATAGATACAAGATTAAACTTTTTTCAGAATTAAGTGATTATGAGCTTAAAAGAATAATGGGCTTGCCGGATGATAGGTTAGATTTAAGTAAATTAAGGGAATTTAGTGAGCCGTTTATTTTATTAGAAGATGTTTTAATAAAGGATATGCAAAAAGATTGTGAAAGGTTTGATGTTAAAATTTTAAAAGGTGGAAGATTTTACCATCTGGTTGGTAAAAATCAGGATAAAGGGGTGGCTGTAAATAAACTCAAACAGATTTATGAGAAAATGCATAAAAATTGTGTTACAATTGGATTAGGAGATAGCAACAACGATATTGATATGCTGATGCAAGTAGATTACCCTGTTGTTGTAAAACGATTTGATAATACTTATATTAACTTAAATAAAGAGAATACCTTTTATACTAAAGATAAGGGGCCTAAGGGATTTAACGAAGCAGTAGTTTATTTAATTGATAAAATATTAAATAATTAG